One Helianthus annuus cultivar XRQ/B chromosome 12, HanXRQr2.0-SUNRISE, whole genome shotgun sequence genomic region harbors:
- the LOC110892986 gene encoding zinc finger MYM-type protein 1-like codes for MSRDVMARFLKKKKVDTSSELIDLDTLPSDPYDRKPIESYNVNQRDEIRRAYILRGPYQPRGIEFPQTTFQGDELRKFKEEWSHFGDGRDTFVSGGYNNWKRTHKEKREYRLRLSASTLLGKRLLNGGLAFCGHDESKDSLNKGNFLELLELMGEMNEELAKVILENAPANNQMTSPKIQADIKHCYAQEVIKQILEELGDDVFSLLVDESCDVSKKEQMAVVIRFVDKVGIVKERFIGLVHVKETSAITLKTAIDDILARYGLSLKRIRGQGYDGASNMSGEFNGLRALILKENVSAFYIHCFAHQLQLVVVAVAHKHTPIWRVFETITCLTNAVCASSKRQDMLRENQRRQLEKMEDVLCTGSGLNQEMTLSRPGDTRWNSHYKTLSRLISLYPNIMEVLGWLVETGQTLPCSRQADGLLEDMKKYDFVFYIHLMEHILNITHTLSQCLQRKEQDLMNAVKLVSSTKNQLEKFRLEGFNEFLEKVNSFCDMYELEVKKLDDEYVNPRWPRRKTNITNRHYYEYDCFNAVLDLQIQEFGNRFNEVTSELLVCMSCLSPCDNFSAFDIPNILKLAEKYPYDFNEEEKRRLPVQLENYFNFVKKDKQFANLDVEARGGRMLRLDRKSSNRIRGKPLVKMSAI; via the exons atgagtagaGACGTTATGGCGCGATTTCTCAAGAAAAAGAAAGTCGATACATCTTCCGAACTAATTGATTTGGATACTCTTCCTTCGGATCCGTATGATCGCAAGCCGATAGAGTCATATAACGTGAATCAACGGGATGAGATTAGAAGGGCATATATACTAAGAGGACCGTATCAACCAAGAGGTATCGAATTCCCACAAACAACGTTTCAAGGTGACGAGTTAAGAAAATTTAAGGAAGAATG gaGCCACTTCGGAGACGGTAGAGACACATTTGTGAGCGGTGGGTATAACAATTGGAAAAG GACCCATAAGGAGAAACGTGAATATCGACTTAGACTTAGTGCTTCTACTTTGCTTGGGAAAAGGTTGTTGAATGGCGGATTGGCGTTTTGTGGACATGATGAATCAAAAGATTCATTAAATAAAGGCAATTTCTTAGAGCTTTTAGAACTCATGGGTGAAATGAATGAAGAGCTTGCTAAAGTTATCTTAGAGAATGCACCCGCGAATAACCAAATGACAAGTCCTAAAATTCAAGCGGACATCAAACATTGTTATGCTCAAGAGGTAATTAAACAAATTTTAGAAGAACTTGGTGATGATGTTTTTTCTTTATTAGTAGATGAATCATGTGATGTATcaaaaaaggaacaaatggcagtTGTTATTCGTTTTGTTGATAAAGTTGGGATTGTTAAGGAACGTTTTATTGGGCTTGTTCATGTCAAAGAGACAAGCGCAATAACACTTAAAACGGCTATTGATGATATATTGGCACGTTATGGGTTAAGTTTGAAAAGGATTAGAGGCCAAGGCTATGACGGGGCAAGTAACATGTCGGGCGAGTTTAACGGCCTAAGGGCTCTAATCTTAAAGGAAAATGTTTCGGCTTTTTATATTCATTGCTTTGCACACCAACTTCAACTAGTTGTTGTGGCGGTGGCTCACAAACACACACCAATTTGGAGAGTTTTTGAAACGATAACATGTTTAACAAATGCCGTTTGTGCATCTTCTAAACGGCAAGATATGCTTCGTGAAAACCAAAGAAGGCAATTGGAAAAAATGGAAGATGTACTTTGTACCGGAAGTGGGTTGAACCAAGAAATGACGCTTTCAAGGCCCGGGGATACACGTTGGAATTCCCATTACAAGACACTTTCCCGTTTAATTTCTTTATATCCAAACATTATGGAAGTTCTTGGATGGTTAGTAGAAACGGGTCAAACTCTTCCTTGTAGTAGACAAGCGGACGGACTTCTAGAGGATATGAAAAAATACGACTTTGTATTTTACATACACTTGATGGAGCATATTCTAAACATCACACATACGTTGTCCCAATGTCTTCAAAGAAAGGAGCAAGATTTGATGAATGCGGTTAAATTGGTTTCTTCCACCAAAAACCAACTTGAAAAGTTTAGGTTGGAAGGTTTTAATGAGTTCTTGGAGAAGGTTAACTCATTTTGTGACATGTATGAACTTGAGGTGAAAAAATTGGATGATGAATACGTTAACCCAAGGTGGCCAAGAAGAAAGACGAACATCACAAATCGGCATTATTACGAGTATGATTGCTTCAATGCGGTTCTTGATTTGCAAATACAAGAATTTGGGAACCGTTTTAATGAGGTAACATCTGAACTACTTGTTTGTATGAGTTGTTTGAGTCCTTGTGATAATTTTAGTGCATTTGACATTCCAAATATACTAAAGCTAGCCGAGAAGTATCCTTATGATTTCAATGAAGAGGAAAAACGAAGGCTTCCGGTTCAACTCGAAAACTactttaattttgtgaaaaaagATAAACAATTCGCCAACTTGGATG TCGAAGCTAGAGGTGGCCGAATGTTGAGACTGGACCGAAAATCGTCAAATAGAATACGAGGCAAGCCTTTAGTGAAAATGTCAGCAATTTGA
- the LOC110895146 gene encoding uncharacterized protein LOC110895146, translated as MNMSHGKCHACGDNGYFVECKDVKSDTEPVKVVHEEVIGLITTSEDPELSKVRRRGWYLASRCTVHVCNSRDMFVDYHPWTGHEVVLDNNEHVNVEGIGSVVLRFTTGKILTLSNVFHIPAIRKCLMSVGKLTDTGFKILLWSGGAIVEKNNEVVGRGYIEDGLFRLSITKFDNEPAKVVHNEVIGLITDEDPVLSKMRRRGWYLASRCTVHVCNSRDMFVDYHPWSGHEVILDNDEHADVAGIGSVVLRFTTGKVLTLSNVFHIPAIRKCLVSVGKLTGIGFKVTLWSGGATIEKNHEIVGKGFIEGGLFRLSIIKPDTEPTKAVQNEVIGLANDDHADVTGIGTVVLPLSTGNVLTLPNVIHTPAINKNLLSIGQLAYTGVSTVFWSEGVTIEKNHEILGKGYKKGGLYLMSTHAWE; from the coding sequence ATGAACATGTCACATGGCAAGTGTCATGCGTGTGGGGACAATGGTTATTTTGTTGAATGCAAAGACGTAAAATCTGACACCGAGCCTGTGAAAGTGGTGCACGAAGAAGTAATAGGTTTAATAACAACTAGTGAGGACCCAGAATTATCCAAGGTGAGGCGTCGAGGGTGGTACTTGGCTTCTAGATGCACGGTGCACGTTTGCAACTCAAGGGACATGTTTGTGGACTACCATCCATGGACTGGTCATGAGGTGGTTTTGGACAACAATGAGCATGTTAATGTGGAAGGGATTGGTTCGGTGGTGCTCCGATTCACCACTGGTAAGATTTTGACTCTTTCAAATGTTTTTCACATCCCCGCAATCAGGAAATGCCTCATGTCTGTCGGCAAACTTACTGACACCGGATTCAAAATACTTTTATGGTCTGGTGGAGCCATCGTTGAGAAGAATAATGAGGTTGTGGGAAGAGGATACATCGAGGACGGATTGTTCCGGCTGAGCATCACAAAATTTGACAACGAGCCTGCGAAAGTGGTGCACAATGAAGTAATAGGGTTGATAACTGATGAGGACCCGGTTTTATCCAAGATGAGGCGTCGAGGGTGGTACTTGGCTTCTAGATGTACGGTGCATGTTTGCAACTCTAGGGACATGTTTGTGGACTATCATCCATGGAGTGGTCATGAGGTGATTTTGGACAACGATGAACACGCTGATGTGGCAGGGATTGGTTCCGTGGTGCTTCGATTCACCACTGGTAAGGTTTTGACTCTTTCAAATGTTTTTCACATCCCCGCAATCAGGAAATGTCTCGTGTCCGTCGGAAAACTTACTGGCATTGGATTCAAAGTAACTTTGTGGTCTGGTGGAGCCACCATTGAGAAGAATCATGAGATAGTGGGAAAAGGATTCATCGAGGGCGGATTGTTCCGGTTGAGCATCATAAAACCTGACACCGAGCCTACAAAAGCGGTGCAGAATGAAGTAATAGGCTTGGCCAACGACGATCATGCTGATGTGACAGGGATCGGTACAGTGGTGCTTCCACTCTCAACGGGTAATGTTTTGACTCTTCCAAATGTCATTCACACCCCCGCAATTAATAAGAATCTACTATCCATTGGCCAACTTGCTTACACTGGAGTCTCAACTGTATTTTGGAGTGAGGGAGTCACCATTGAGAAGAATCACGAGATCCTGGGAAAAGGATACAAGAAAGGCGGTTTGTACCTGATGAGCACGCACGCATGGGAGTGA